One Cryobacterium psychrophilum DNA segment encodes these proteins:
- a CDS encoding ATP-binding protein yields the protein MTFTSVDYDKFRALRVTHVATRLEELIQDEANDTLTPEQLFLTAVDDALESRRVSRVDKLIRQAALPIPGATVAEVDYREGRGITAVRMRRYAAHDWRLDATNLLIISPTGGGKTYLACALAIGACHSEHSVLYSRMDDLARRLVIARGDGIAHQKLLNELSNIDLLIIDDFLTVGVDSDAASDLFAILANREHRLPTMIASQTGPAHWVAELPDRVAADSIVNRLANNARIINLGQIDMRQHRNDQARAEKSYWE from the coding sequence GTGACGTTCACCAGCGTTGACTATGACAAGTTCCGCGCACTGCGCGTAACCCACGTCGCGACCCGGCTGGAGGAACTCATCCAAGACGAAGCCAACGACACCCTCACGCCAGAGCAGCTGTTCCTCACTGCGGTCGATGACGCGTTGGAATCCCGACGCGTCAGCCGGGTCGACAAACTCATCCGCCAGGCAGCCCTCCCCATCCCTGGCGCCACCGTCGCTGAGGTCGACTACCGCGAGGGACGCGGCATCACCGCCGTCAGAATGCGGCGCTATGCCGCCCATGACTGGCGCTTGGATGCGACCAACCTGCTCATCATCTCGCCTACCGGTGGCGGGAAAACCTACCTCGCCTGCGCGCTGGCCATCGGCGCTTGCCACAGTGAGCACTCCGTTCTCTACTCCCGGATGGACGACCTCGCCCGGAGACTCGTCATCGCTCGCGGCGACGGCATCGCGCATCAGAAACTGTTGAACGAGCTCTCCAACATCGATTTGCTGATCATTGATGATTTCCTGACCGTCGGCGTTGACAGCGACGCAGCCAGCGACTTGTTCGCGATCCTCGCGAACCGGGAGCACCGACTGCCGACGATGATCGCCTCGCAGACCGGACCCGCGCATTGGGTCGCCGAGCTGCCCGACCGCGTCGCGGCGGACTCAATCGTGAACCGCCTCGCCAACAACGCCCGCATCATCAACCTCGGCCAGATCGACATGCGTCAGCACCGAAACGACCAAGCCCGCGCCGAGAAGAGCTACTGGGAGTAA
- a CDS encoding tyrosine-type recombinase/integrase, whose amino-acid sequence MFKPGPIEPMFNAHMTAEEIAATAFLAGYKGATRALYIGDLRIFFEWCSVNGVRPLGAERVHIEFFARYLEEVRGNGAAATFRRLSVLKGFYRIAEADNRIKHSPMTYVRMPRVVWDENAAMGLDRSQLRQLLQTARAKSTTDAALVILMGMLGLRVSEACSVQIEDFTETQSGHRVLRVMGKGGKPATIPLPMPVLRALEECAGERTAGQLLVTNIGTAMERRSAYRRIKSLGKQAGLPAGLHPHTLRHSAITAALDSGATLRDAQIFARHADPRMTVRYDRNRGNLDRHAAHGLAAYLDDDS is encoded by the coding sequence ATGTTTAAGCCTGGCCCGATCGAGCCCATGTTCAACGCCCACATGACCGCCGAGGAGATCGCCGCCACGGCCTTCCTCGCCGGTTATAAAGGCGCCACCCGTGCCCTGTACATCGGCGATCTGCGCATCTTCTTCGAATGGTGCTCGGTGAACGGAGTTAGGCCACTCGGGGCTGAGCGCGTGCACATCGAATTCTTCGCTCGATACCTTGAGGAAGTGCGCGGCAATGGTGCCGCGGCGACCTTTCGCCGGCTGTCCGTTCTCAAGGGCTTTTACCGAATCGCGGAGGCCGATAACCGCATCAAGCACTCTCCCATGACGTATGTGCGCATGCCCAGAGTAGTCTGGGACGAAAACGCCGCAATGGGCCTTGACCGCTCCCAGCTGCGTCAGCTTCTTCAGACAGCTCGAGCGAAGTCGACGACCGACGCCGCGCTCGTGATTCTCATGGGCATGCTCGGCCTTCGCGTGAGTGAGGCCTGCAGCGTGCAAATTGAGGATTTCACCGAGACTCAGAGCGGGCATCGAGTGCTGCGCGTCATGGGCAAAGGCGGGAAGCCGGCCACGATTCCTCTGCCCATGCCCGTACTGCGTGCCCTCGAGGAGTGCGCCGGAGAGCGCACAGCCGGCCAGCTTCTTGTTACGAACATCGGCACGGCCATGGAGCGTCGATCGGCCTATCGCCGCATCAAATCCCTCGGCAAGCAGGCCGGCCTGCCGGCGGGGCTGCATCCACATACCCTCCGCCATAGTGCGATCACTGCCGCTCTCGACAGCGGAGCGACGCTGCGGGACGCGCAGATTTTCGCTCGACATGCCGACCCTCGAATGACCGTGCGCTATGACCGCAATCGCGGCAACCTCGACCGGCACGCCGCGCACGGGCTGGCGGCCTACCTTGACGACGATTCGTAG
- a CDS encoding sugar transferase: MSNATKATTRNPHARDWRDQYAARLALTDFLVLIWVVFGVQLAWFGFDTADVQFSGDVGYLAVTYTSFSIILIAGWMALLSVFGTREHRVLGTGPDEYKLIVNASIRLFGIIAIISFLFKIDIARGYILLAFPLGVSVLIFSRWVWRQWLVVKRMDGHFTARVILVGTLASSARIARELRSTPGAGYRVVGAVVTTGPEDAELPGTDIPIFGGLDDVHSALETTDADTVVVTSSSDLTPTSMRELSWGLEPGRYHMVVVPQLIDIGGPRIHTRPVSGLPLIHVETPRYEGRTLFAKRAFDIVGSASLLLVLSPFLFVVALIVRLSSPGAVFFRQDRVGINGSRFRMFKFRSMVTDAETLLDGLQNQARTEGNTVMFKMRNDPRVTPVGRFIRRYSIDELPQLFNVLAGSMSLVGPRPPLEREVGDYENHVHRRFLVKPGITGLWQISGRSNLSWAETVRLDLYYVENWSMTGDLVILWRTARAVLQRDGAY, translated from the coding sequence ATGTCGAACGCAACGAAAGCGACGACGCGCAACCCGCATGCGCGCGACTGGCGCGACCAGTACGCCGCCCGCCTCGCCCTGACCGACTTTCTGGTGCTCATCTGGGTTGTCTTCGGCGTGCAGCTGGCCTGGTTCGGCTTCGACACCGCCGACGTTCAGTTCAGCGGCGACGTCGGCTACCTCGCCGTCACCTACACCTCGTTCTCGATCATTCTTATTGCCGGCTGGATGGCTCTGCTCAGTGTCTTCGGCACCCGTGAGCACCGGGTGCTCGGCACCGGCCCCGACGAGTACAAACTCATCGTCAACGCATCCATTCGCCTGTTTGGCATCATCGCGATCATCTCGTTTCTGTTCAAGATCGACATCGCCCGCGGCTACATTCTGCTGGCGTTCCCCCTCGGCGTCTCCGTACTGATCTTCTCGCGCTGGGTCTGGCGCCAGTGGCTGGTGGTGAAGCGCATGGATGGCCACTTCACCGCCCGCGTGATTCTGGTGGGCACGCTGGCTTCCTCAGCCCGAATCGCCCGCGAGCTGCGCAGCACGCCCGGTGCGGGCTACCGCGTGGTGGGTGCCGTGGTGACCACGGGGCCGGAAGACGCCGAACTGCCCGGCACCGATATCCCCATATTCGGCGGCCTCGACGACGTGCACTCCGCGCTTGAGACAACGGATGCCGACACCGTCGTCGTCACGAGCAGCAGCGACCTCACCCCCACGAGCATGCGCGAACTCAGCTGGGGGCTGGAACCCGGTCGTTACCACATGGTCGTCGTTCCGCAGCTGATCGACATCGGCGGCCCGCGCATTCACACCCGGCCGGTCTCGGGCCTGCCGCTCATTCATGTTGAAACCCCGCGCTACGAGGGCCGCACTCTGTTCGCAAAACGCGCGTTCGATATTGTTGGCTCGGCCAGCCTGCTGCTGGTCTTGTCGCCGTTCCTGTTTGTCGTCGCCCTGATTGTGCGCCTGAGCAGCCCCGGCGCCGTGTTTTTCAGGCAAGACCGGGTGGGTATCAACGGCTCACGTTTTCGAATGTTCAAGTTTCGTTCGATGGTAACGGATGCTGAGACCCTGCTAGATGGTCTGCAAAACCAGGCACGCACCGAAGGCAACACGGTCATGTTCAAGATGCGCAACGACCCACGGGTCACGCCGGTTGGCCGGTTCATTCGGCGTTACAGCATTGATGAGCTGCCGCAATTGTTCAACGTGCTCGCGGGGTCGATGTCGTTGGTCGGCCCGCGTCCGCCATTAGAGCGTGAAGTCGGTGATTATGAGAACCACGTGCACCGTCGTTTTCTGGTCAAGCCTGGAATCACCGGTCTGTGGCAGATCAGCGGCCGTTCCAACCTCTCCTGGGCCGAGACCGTGCGCCTCGACCTCTATTACGTGGAGAACTGGTCCATGACCGGCGACCTGGTCATTCTCTGGCGCACCGCCCGTGCCGTCCTACAACGAGATGGCGCCTACTAA
- a CDS encoding response regulator transcription factor has product MGETLGRLLVVEDDEEMGRLLVRGLTEDGYVVEWARTGVDALIVAGEQEFSATILDIMLPGMSGFEVCRRLRVAQPLLPILLLTARDAVDDRVRGLDAGADDYLIKPFAFTELNARLRAIRRREQLVPTQVLRVGALRIDSHDHEVTSDDRTISLSPKEFAVLRLLAENVNSTVSRESILTDVWGSSDYTDANVVDQYVSYLRRKMDPENDGVAIVTERGIGFRLHIVP; this is encoded by the coding sequence ATGGGCGAGACCTTGGGCCGACTTCTGGTGGTTGAAGATGACGAGGAGATGGGGCGGCTGCTCGTGCGTGGCCTCACCGAAGACGGATATGTTGTGGAGTGGGCACGCACCGGCGTGGACGCACTGATCGTGGCCGGCGAGCAGGAGTTCTCCGCGACCATTCTCGACATCATGCTGCCGGGAATGTCCGGCTTCGAGGTGTGCCGGCGCCTGCGGGTGGCGCAACCGTTGCTGCCGATCCTGCTGCTCACCGCCCGTGACGCGGTGGACGACCGCGTGCGCGGGCTCGATGCGGGAGCGGATGACTACCTCATCAAGCCGTTCGCGTTCACTGAACTGAATGCCCGATTGCGCGCCATTCGCCGGCGGGAGCAGCTCGTTCCGACCCAGGTGCTGCGCGTGGGAGCCCTGCGCATCGACAGCCATGACCACGAGGTGACGAGCGACGATCGCACCATCTCGCTCAGCCCGAAGGAGTTCGCCGTGCTGCGCCTGCTGGCGGAGAACGTGAACAGCACCGTCAGCCGCGAAAGCATCCTCACCGACGTTTGGGGATCGAGCGACTACACCGACGCGAATGTCGTGGACCAATACGTGAGCTACCTGCGTCGCAAAATGGACCCGGAGAACGACGGCGTCGCCATCGTGACGGAACGCGGCATCGGCTTCCGACTCCACATCGTGCCGTGA
- a CDS encoding ATP-binding protein: MVLHRLSIRTRITMGTLLLAALFFGGAAFVVHSQVRAVLVNASTQLLKSAASPYVSAIAREAGEMDSPGGGQLITVVDPSGAVALSKFPRSLEEQIGSIPTDESDPQTITAGTANYLVLVTNVPAPAGTWHVYSAVNQAASRLVLAGITEQLGIALVLLTLVFGAASWLLTGAALRPVAQLRRSADSLIDSNSSETLPVGPANDEVQQLARTLNTLIVSLRAAAERERQLVSDASHELRTPVAILQAQLELIRTGDQSTLSSDLAAAERAVHRLGGLVSSLLALSRIEAGSETGLATVRELADELVAAVDRARSTARSTDITIDFELPSTADGARQVPISADEFGRIVDNLLGNAIHAMGDAGLVTASLTATTTGTVLTVLDSGPGIDEAFLPRALDRFSQAKPSRDGAAGTGLGLAIVAAAARAAHGTVTLSNVAGSGVSVVVSLPDAVGATETHGPGRS; encoded by the coding sequence ATGGTGCTGCACCGGCTTTCGATCCGCACGCGGATCACGATGGGAACGCTGCTGCTGGCGGCGCTGTTTTTCGGCGGCGCGGCGTTCGTGGTGCACTCGCAGGTGCGGGCGGTGCTCGTGAACGCGTCGACGCAGCTGCTGAAGAGCGCCGCCTCGCCGTACGTGTCGGCCATCGCGCGGGAGGCGGGAGAGATGGACAGTCCCGGCGGGGGGCAGCTCATCACCGTCGTCGACCCGAGCGGAGCGGTGGCCCTGTCGAAGTTCCCGCGGTCTCTCGAAGAACAGATCGGCAGCATCCCCACCGACGAGAGCGACCCGCAGACGATTACCGCCGGCACGGCCAACTACCTCGTACTCGTGACGAACGTGCCCGCACCGGCGGGAACCTGGCACGTGTATTCGGCGGTGAACCAAGCCGCATCCCGCCTCGTGCTCGCTGGCATCACCGAGCAGCTGGGGATCGCGCTCGTGCTGCTCACGCTCGTGTTCGGCGCCGCATCGTGGCTGCTCACCGGAGCCGCGTTGCGCCCGGTCGCCCAGCTGCGGCGAAGCGCCGACTCCCTCATCGACTCGAATTCGTCCGAGACGCTTCCGGTGGGCCCGGCGAACGACGAGGTGCAGCAGCTCGCGCGAACGCTCAACACCCTGATTGTGAGCCTGCGTGCCGCGGCGGAACGTGAACGCCAGCTCGTCTCCGACGCGAGCCACGAACTACGAACGCCAGTCGCCATTCTGCAGGCGCAACTCGAACTCATTCGCACCGGAGACCAGTCGACGCTCTCGAGCGATCTGGCCGCGGCGGAACGTGCCGTGCACCGCCTGGGCGGCCTGGTGTCGAGCCTGTTGGCACTCTCACGCATCGAGGCCGGATCCGAAACGGGGCTGGCGACGGTACGGGAGCTGGCAGATGAGCTGGTTGCCGCCGTGGACCGGGCCCGGTCCACGGCCCGATCCACCGACATCACCATCGACTTCGAGCTACCGTCTACCGCCGACGGGGCTCGGCAGGTGCCGATCTCAGCCGACGAGTTCGGCCGGATCGTCGATAATCTCCTGGGCAACGCCATTCACGCGATGGGAGATGCCGGTCTCGTCACGGCGTCCCTCACGGCAACGACGACGGGGACCGTTTTGACCGTGCTCGACTCGGGCCCGGGAATCGACGAAGCATTTCTCCCGCGAGCACTGGACCGGTTCTCGCAGGCCAAACCCTCCCGAGACGGGGCCGCCGGCACGGGACTCGGCCTCGCCATTGTGGCGGCCGCGGCGCGTGCCGCCCACGGCACGGTCACCCTCAGCAACGTTGCCGGCTCGGGCGTGAGCGTCGTTGTCAGTCTTCCGGATGCTGTGGGGGCGACCGAGACACACGGGCCGGGCAGGAGCTAG
- a CDS encoding DUF2127 domain-containing protein: MSSLLDRTFRVSLILKGLDGVLELIGGVLLLVVAPEQLGAITRLLTQHEISEDPHDVIANSLLNLTADLSVSATLFGAAYLLLHGLVKVVLVWAVLRDQLWAYPWMIGFLLVFIAYQSYQIATAPSWGMILLTAFDIFIVWLTWREYGLHRTRHTPAADR, encoded by the coding sequence ATGAGCAGCCTCCTTGATCGAACCTTTCGGGTCAGCTTGATCCTGAAGGGTCTCGACGGGGTGCTGGAGCTGATTGGTGGGGTACTGCTCCTGGTGGTTGCGCCGGAGCAACTCGGAGCGATCACCCGGTTGCTCACTCAGCATGAGATCTCCGAAGATCCGCACGACGTGATCGCGAACAGCCTGCTGAACCTGACGGCTGACCTCAGCGTGTCTGCCACACTCTTCGGCGCGGCCTACCTGCTGCTGCACGGCCTCGTGAAAGTGGTGCTCGTGTGGGCAGTGCTGCGGGACCAGCTCTGGGCCTACCCCTGGATGATCGGGTTTCTCCTGGTCTTCATCGCGTACCAGTCGTACCAGATCGCCACGGCACCCTCCTGGGGAATGATTCTCCTCACCGCGTTTGACATCTTCATCGTGTGGCTCACCTGGCGGGAATATGGCCTGCACCGCACCCGGCACACCCCCGCAGCAGACCGCTAG
- a CDS encoding trehalase-like domain-containing protein: MPQRLIRSSSLPRSVAGLSLGLLQDLQQLARTPSLLVACNYGGTLSYHGDSSVPSQPLAESATALRALASLPNTHTAVLSGRPLRDLAADSRLPREVHLVGDHGAEFDSEFFTSSSPGGGGVEDSGVALDRLRSRLGVSAAFFAGDAESDEHAMSTLHGPDMGVRVGPGQSVARHHISGPEVLAQMLALLFELRKDWLFGQEVVAIERHSMIGDGTTTALVTPDARICWMTHPLPDSGSLFASILGSDEAGHFSIEPVKKSRVLGQRYLDNTMIVETRWADVTVTDYIEPSPLGITSLVRVLTGTGSARVIFAPRPDYAAAYFNMHADSLGVHITGTPDPITLSSPGMDFAITSDGRNATATAIVDLSHGPVVLNMRCGDTEPVPPEASTERERRAAVASASRAWVSSLDLPSVKPALVGRSALVLRALVYEPTGAVLAASTTSLPEGIGGTRNWDYRYCWLRDGSMTVKALADLGSTAEAEGFLVWLDDILERSPGAEWLHPLYSVSGSSLSTEASLESLPGYAGSRPVRIGNAADNQVQLDVFGPVAELIDTLTARTGEISDFQWGLLSQMVEAVDSRWYEPDHGIWEARRSPRHHTYTKTMCWVTVDRALRVAARHGRTPEPHWELLAETIREDVLREGWDDDVKSYTVAYDSPDLDAAVLHIGLSGLLDVSDPRFYQTVSAVERELRVGPTVFRYRYDDGLPGLEGGFHICTTWLIEAYMLTGRFDEAEALFDQLISLAGPTGLLSEEFDPATETHLGNHPQAYSHLGFIRCAQLLDAHRKRDAVPYVLAGIA; encoded by the coding sequence ATGCCACAACGCCTGATTCGTTCGAGTTCTCTCCCACGCTCTGTTGCCGGCTTGTCACTCGGCCTCCTGCAGGACCTGCAGCAGCTTGCCCGCACGCCGTCGCTGCTCGTGGCCTGCAACTACGGCGGCACCCTGTCGTACCACGGTGATTCGTCGGTGCCCTCGCAACCGCTCGCCGAATCGGCGACGGCGCTGCGCGCGCTGGCCTCGCTGCCCAACACGCATACCGCGGTGCTGTCCGGCCGCCCCCTGCGCGATCTCGCGGCCGATTCGCGCCTCCCGCGTGAGGTGCACCTGGTGGGAGACCACGGGGCCGAATTCGACTCCGAGTTCTTCACCTCGTCCTCGCCCGGAGGCGGGGGAGTCGAAGACTCCGGCGTTGCCCTCGATCGCCTCCGCTCCCGGCTTGGCGTGAGTGCCGCGTTCTTCGCCGGCGACGCGGAGAGCGACGAGCATGCCATGAGCACCCTGCACGGTCCCGACATGGGTGTGCGCGTGGGTCCCGGCCAGTCGGTGGCGCGCCACCACATCAGCGGCCCCGAGGTCCTCGCCCAGATGCTCGCCCTGCTCTTCGAGCTGCGCAAGGACTGGCTCTTCGGCCAGGAAGTCGTGGCCATCGAACGCCACTCCATGATCGGCGACGGCACAACGACCGCCCTCGTGACGCCGGATGCCCGCATCTGCTGGATGACGCATCCGCTGCCCGACTCCGGCTCACTCTTCGCGAGCATTCTCGGCAGCGACGAGGCCGGCCACTTCTCCATCGAACCGGTGAAGAAGTCGCGCGTGCTCGGACAGCGTTACCTCGACAACACCATGATCGTTGAGACCCGGTGGGCGGATGTGACGGTGACGGACTACATCGAACCGTCGCCTCTCGGAATCACCAGCCTGGTACGCGTGCTCACCGGCACCGGATCGGCGCGCGTGATCTTTGCCCCCCGCCCGGACTACGCGGCGGCCTATTTCAACATGCACGCGGACTCGCTTGGCGTGCACATCACCGGCACGCCGGATCCGATCACGCTCTCCTCGCCCGGCATGGACTTCGCGATCACGTCCGACGGTCGTAACGCCACCGCGACCGCGATCGTCGACCTCTCCCACGGACCGGTCGTGCTCAACATGCGGTGCGGCGACACCGAGCCCGTGCCCCCCGAGGCCTCGACCGAACGCGAGCGTCGCGCGGCAGTTGCCTCCGCGTCGCGCGCCTGGGTGAGCTCCCTCGACCTGCCGAGCGTCAAGCCTGCCCTCGTGGGCCGTTCTGCCCTCGTGCTGCGAGCGCTCGTCTACGAACCGACCGGAGCAGTGCTGGCCGCGTCCACCACCTCCCTTCCCGAAGGCATCGGCGGCACCCGCAACTGGGACTACCGCTACTGCTGGCTGCGCGACGGTTCCATGACGGTGAAGGCGCTCGCCGACCTGGGTTCGACCGCCGAAGCCGAGGGCTTTTTGGTCTGGCTCGACGATATTCTTGAGCGCAGCCCGGGAGCTGAGTGGTTGCATCCGCTGTATTCGGTTTCGGGATCGTCGCTCTCCACCGAGGCGAGCCTGGAGTCGTTGCCCGGCTACGCGGGCTCACGCCCGGTGCGCATCGGAAACGCCGCCGACAACCAGGTGCAGCTTGACGTGTTCGGCCCCGTTGCCGAGCTCATCGATACCCTGACGGCACGCACCGGCGAGATCAGCGACTTTCAGTGGGGCCTGCTCTCGCAGATGGTGGAGGCCGTCGACAGTCGTTGGTATGAACCCGACCACGGCATCTGGGAAGCCCGCCGCAGCCCGCGTCACCACACGTACACGAAGACCATGTGCTGGGTGACGGTTGACCGGGCCCTGCGCGTGGCTGCCCGCCACGGCCGTACGCCCGAACCGCACTGGGAGCTGCTCGCCGAGACGATTCGTGAAGACGTGCTGCGCGAGGGCTGGGACGACGACGTGAAGTCGTACACCGTGGCCTATGACAGCCCCGACCTCGACGCTGCCGTGCTGCACATCGGGCTTTCCGGACTGCTCGACGTGTCGGACCCGCGCTTCTACCAGACCGTCAGCGCCGTCGAGCGTGAGTTGCGCGTGGGCCCCACGGTCTTCCGCTACCGCTACGACGACGGTCTGCCCGGCCTCGAGGGCGGGTTCCACATCTGCACCACGTGGCTCATCGAGGCGTACATGCTGACCGGTCGTTTCGACGAGGCCGAGGCCCTGTTCGACCAGCTGATCAGCCTCGCCGGCCCCACCGGGTTGCTCTCCGAGGAGTTCGACCCGGCCACGGAGACGCACCTCGGCAACCACCCGCAGGCGTACTCGCACCTCGGGTTCATCCGCTGCGCGCAGCTGCTCGACGCGCACCGCAAGCGCGACGCGGTGCCCTACGTGCTCGCCGGAATCGCCTGA
- a CDS encoding zinc ribbon domain-containing protein YjdM, with the protein MNDTLPPCPECSSDLAYEMGALLVCPMCAHEWSDEPVEEATEPVFKDAFGTVLTDGDTVTVIKDLKFKGGGAAIKVGTKVRNIRLITPVDGHDIDCKVDGFGPMQLKSGLVKKV; encoded by the coding sequence GTGAATGACACCTTGCCTCCCTGCCCCGAATGCTCCAGCGACCTCGCCTATGAGATGGGTGCCCTGCTCGTCTGCCCCATGTGCGCCCACGAATGGTCGGACGAACCGGTCGAAGAAGCGACCGAGCCCGTGTTCAAGGATGCCTTCGGTACCGTTCTCACCGACGGTGACACCGTGACCGTGATCAAGGACCTCAAATTCAAGGGCGGCGGGGCCGCCATCAAGGTGGGAACCAAGGTGCGCAACATTCGCCTCATTACTCCCGTTGACGGCCACGACATCGATTGCAAGGTCGACGGCTTTGGTCCGATGCAGCTGAAATCAGGCCTCGTGAAGAAGGTCTAA